Sequence from the Haloarcula sp. DT43 genome:
AACGACCACCGGGCTCCGCTGGTAGTTTCGCCCTGTTTCGCCATCGTCGCAGTCTCGTCCCGTGGGTGCTTCCAGTTCATCGTAGGTGTTCGTACGTCCCCGGCGAGCATGATGTGTTTGAAAACCAATATCTTATCGTAGTCTTTCGTGATTGAGAAAGATTCGCAGGTCAACGGGCCTGCGATAGTACCGACTCACCCTCAGACCACAGTGACCGCATACTGTCACGATTCGGACCGTGGTCTCATTTTAATGTTAGGACGTGTGTGACGGATTTTACGAACGATATTCCAAACCGAGTGTGGAGACGAGTATTCAGCAGTATCTGGCTCTATATTCGCATTTGAGACTGGTGGGACCCGCTACTGAACGATAGCTACGTGTGAGCCGTTGGCAAGGTAGTACTATTACCCTCCAATCCAAAAGGACGGACACTAATGAAGAAGCAAGAACTCATTCACCTTCACAGTCTTCTCGCACAGGTACAGCACCACTACGAGCACGAAGCGGACGCCACCGTCGAACACGACCTGTACGCCGACCTGGGCGTCAAACCGACATCGATTCACAAGTCGAAGACGGACCACAAGGAGGCGGTGTTCGCCCTCGCTTCCGAACTGACCGGTGCCATGACCGAAGAAGCGGACGAGCCGCAGGCGCTGACCGCCGACTGAGACGACTCGTACTGTCGGCAGTCTTTTCACCGTTTCCCATCCCGATAGTTGCGTGTTCGTACCTGAGGCGGGCGTTTTCGAAAGTCCATGGTACACGCTATCCCGACTCTCAAACGACTTATACGGGAGGCAGCCGTACATCCAGTGTGAGCGACG
This genomic interval carries:
- a CDS encoding UPF0058 family protein is translated as MKKQELIHLHSLLAQVQHHYEHEADATVEHDLYADLGVKPTSIHKSKTDHKEAVFALASELTGAMTEEADEPQALTAD